A region of Daphnia carinata strain CSIRO-1 chromosome 10, CSIRO_AGI_Dcar_HiC_V3, whole genome shotgun sequence DNA encodes the following proteins:
- the LOC130702294 gene encoding contactin-associated protein-like 4, with protein MERLLAILIALTVANALTTELDQVRQLQENFEILTAKFRQLETKLQEQESILKLLESAKLGIKDSEHPPPGHKALPRTCLTARVANPLLTSGLYWIDPDGPAFGEEPIRVYCNMNTGWTEVVHDSESPMNSGHCTSPGCYSRNVNYNATLRQMAALAELSNECSQSIKYDCVSSPLERNGISYAWWNDRNGNPQYFWSGSNSRVHVCQCGIEQSCFENDVRCNCDSDVKLSLADHGAILRKELLPVTRLNFGRTQHPNSTGIHTLGRLVCDGRLAVVNKGLPTSCADLWRNGFFTSGLYSIKGNKQFEKVYCDFNKLPSEPDFQTWVGYEDVKSHPIPIASSKATVGRAITSPTRHNQ; from the exons ATGGAACGTCTTCTCGCGATTCTAATCGCGTTAACGGTGGCAAACGCTTTAACCACGGAATTGGATCAAGTGCGGCAATTGCAAGAGAATTTC GAGATTTTGACAGCGAAATTTCGACAGCTCGAAACGAAATTGCAGGAACAAGAATCGATTTTAAAGCTATTGGAAAGTGCCAAGCTCGGCATCAAGGATTCTGAACATCCACCGCCAGGCCATAAGGCTTTGCCACGTACCTGTTTAACAGCCAGAGTGGCCAATCCTCTCCTAACGTCCGGCTTGTATTGGATCGATCCGGACGGTCCCGCATTCGGAGAAGAACCCATCCGCGTCTATTGCAACATGAACACTG GTTGGACAGAAGTTGTACACGATAGTGAATCACCTATGAATTCAGGGCATTGTACTAGTCCCGGCTGTTACAGCCGAAATGTGAATTACAATGCAACCCTAAGGCAAATGGCAGCGTTGGCCGAACTCTCCAATGAGTGTTCACAGTCGATCAAG tACGATTGCGTTTCTTCGCCATTGGAGCGAAATGGTATTTCGTACGCCTGGTGGAACGATCGCAATGGAAACCCTCAGTATTTCTGGTCTGGCAGCAATTCGAGGGTTCACGTTTGCCAGTGCGGCATTGAGCAGTCGTGTTTCGAGAATGATGTCCGATGCAACTGCGATTCCGACGTTAAGCTTTCACTAGCTGACCATG GTGCTATCCTCAGGAAGGAATTGCTACCGGTGACCCGTTTGAATTTCGGGAGGACTCAGCATCCTAATTCTACTGGTATTCACACGCTCGGGAGGCTTGTGTGTGACGGCCGATTGGCCGTTGTAAACAAAGGTTTGCCAACTTCCTGCGCAGATTTATGGCGAAATGGATTTTTTACTAGTGGACTGTACTCAATCAAGGGCAACaaacaattcgaaaaagtCTATTGCGACTTCAACAAATTGCCTAGTGAACCAG ATTTTCAAACATGGGTCGGCTATGAAGATGTCAAATCCCATCCGATACCAATTGCATCGTCCAAGGCGACTGTAGGCCGTGCTATCACTTCTCCTACAAGGCATAATCAATAA
- the LOC130698958 gene encoding uncharacterized protein LOC130698958, with protein MLKFLSLQAQLGEKNKLEQNSFQTVKEVFQNSSLTEREDELALGEHSQLFSPPPDSVLNLNSVSAALKELLVISPCSEGTEELWDSIWAENGCGMETQKWHEFNMKHGLEF; from the exons atg ctcaaatttttgagtctacaagctcagctaggggaaaagaacaaattggaacaaaacagtttccaaacagtgaaggaggtttttcaaaactcatccctaactgaacgtgaggatgagttggcattaggtgaacacagtcag ttattcagtccaccacctgacagtgtgttaaatttaaattctgttagtgctgcactaaaagaattgttagtaataagtccatgcagcgaaggaactgaagaattgtgggacagtatttgggcggaaaatgggtgtggtatggaaacacagaaatggcatgagttcaacatgaaacatggattag aattttag